In Leopardus geoffroyi isolate Oge1 chromosome D1, O.geoffroyi_Oge1_pat1.0, whole genome shotgun sequence, a single window of DNA contains:
- the LOC123602413 gene encoding olfactory receptor 52B4-like, with the protein MISLNHTGISHTIFHFLGIPGLEDQHVWISIPFFISYVIALLGNSLLICIILTKHSLHEPMYLFLCMLAGADVVLSTCTVPQALAIFWFRAGEISLDRCITQFFIIHCTFISESGILLVMAFDRYIAICYPLRYTTILTHALIGKIGVTIFLRSFCMIFPIIFLLKRLTFCQNKIIPHTYCEHIGLAKYACNDISVNIWYGLFVIVSTVVLDVLLIFVSYLLILHAVFHMPSQDARHKALNTCGSHVCIIVLFYGPAIFTTLTQRFGRHIPPHIHILLANVCILVPPMLNPIIYGIKTKQIREQVVHIFFPKQK; encoded by the coding sequence ATGATTTCCTTAAACCACACTGGTATTAGCCACACAATCTTCCACTTCCTGGGCATCCCTGGGCTAGAGGACCAGCATGTGTGGATTTCCATCCCCTTCTTCATTTCCTATGTCATTGCCCTGCTTGGGAACAGCCTGCTCATCTGCATTATCCTCACAAAGCACAGCCTCCACGAACCCATGTACCTCTTCCTCTGCATGCTGGCCGGAGCAGACGTTGTCCTCTCCACGTGCACAGTACCTCAGGCCTTGGCCATCTTCTGGTTCCGTGCTGGGGAGATCTCCCTGGATCGATGCATCACTCAGTTCTTCATTATCCACTGCACTTTCATCTCTGAGTCAGGGATCTTGCTGGTGATGGCGTTTGACCGCTACATTGCCATATGCTACCCACTGAGATACACCACTATTCTTACACATGCACTCATTGGGAAAATCGGTGTGACCATCTTCCTGAGAAGTTTTTGTATGATCTTCCCCataatatttcttttgaaaagattgACTTTCTGCCAAAATAAGATTATTCCACACACCTATTGTGAACACATTGGCTTGGCCAAATATGCTTGTAATGACATTAGCGTGAACATCTGGTATGGACTTTTTGTCATCGTGTCTACAGTGGTCTTAGATGTcctgttaatttttgtttcatatctGCTGATTCTCCATGCTGTCTTCCACATGCCTTCACAAGATGCTCGCCACAAAGCTCTTAACACATGTGGCTCCCATGTCTGCATCATTGTCCTCTTTTATGGCCCTGCGATCTTCACAACCCTTACTCAGCGGTTTGGACGCCACATTCCACCTCATATTCACATATTATTGGCTAATGTCTGCATTCTGGTTCCACCTATGCTGAATCCCATCATTTATGGGATTAAGACCAAGCAAATCCGAGAGCAGGTGGTTCACATATTTTTTCCAAAGCAGAAATGA
- the LOC123602415 gene encoding olfactory receptor 52B4-like — protein sequence MAGFNHTGVNHIVFYLLGIPGREDLHIWISIPLLISYVFALLGNGLLIYIILTKSSLHEPMYLFLCMLAGVDIVFSTTTEPKALAIFWFNNREISLNSCIAQLYFQHSSFISESGILLIMAFDRYIAICYPLRYTMILTHSLIGKIGVAVFLRAHCTIFPMIFLLKRLTFCRNNILPHTFCEHIGLAKYACDDIRVNIWYGFFVLMSTVILDIVLIFVSYTLILHAVYRIPSRDARHKALNTCGSHVCVIVLFYGPGIFSVLTQRFGRHIPLHVHILLANVSMLAPPMLNPIIYGVKIKQIRDQVVYVLFPKQK from the coding sequence ATGGCTGGCTTCAATCACACTGGTGTTAACCATATAGTCTTCTATCTGCTGGGCATTCCAGGCCGAGAAGACCTACACATATGGATTTCCATCCCCTTACTCATCTCCTATGTCTTTGCTCTTCTTGGAAATGGTCTGCTCATCTATATTATCCTCACCAAGAGCAGTCTCCATGAGCCTATGTATCTTTTCCTCTGCATGCTGGCTGGAGTTGACATTGTCTTTTCCACAACCACAGAACCCAAGGCATTGGCAATTTTTTGGTTCAATAATAGGGAGATCTCTCTTAATAGCTGCATTGCCCAGCTCTACTTCCAGcattcctccttcatttctgagtCTGGCATCTTGCTGATTATGGCATTCGACCGCTACATTGCAATATGTTACCCACTGAGGTACACCATGATACTCACTCATTCTCTGATAGGGAAAATTGGTGTGGCTGTTTTCTTGAGAGCACATTGTACAATTTTCCCCATGATATTTCTTCTGAAGAGACTCACTTTTTGCAGAAATAACATCCTACCACATACATTCTGTGAACACATTGGTTTGGCCAAGTATGCCTGTGATGATATCCGTGTAAACATCTGGTATGGATTTTTTGTCCTAATGTCCACAGTGATCCTAGACATTGTcctcatttttgtttcctataCTCTGATACTCCATGCTGTCTACCGTATCCCTTCCCGAGATGCTCGCCACAAAGCTCTCAACACATGTGGCTCCCATGTCTGTGTCATTGTCCTTTTTTATGGGCCCGGGATCTTCTCGGTTCTCACTCAGCGCTTTGGACGTCACATCCCACTACATGTCCACATTCTGTTGGCCAATGTCAGCATGCTTGCTCCACCGATGCTGAATCCTATCATTTATGGGGTCAAAATAAAACAGATACGAGACCAAGTAGTTTATGTGTTGTTTCCAAAGCAGAAATGA